One window of Mucilaginibacter inviolabilis genomic DNA carries:
- a CDS encoding glycoside hydrolase family 18 yields MKKNAFLTRVGLPMLCMLALAFTSSCKKDSGNSAEKLQTLGASKNSLKTQAVTSNADLIAYKNSVHKIFVGFLVGDGADPAASYNPANAPDSTDFLEFFAGNDATRSHWRAAQAKGTRIVVCHFLQDAYFDGSSKDPATPTSTKTVASSTSTYDHWSQAMYNQHIVADSLDGIDLDIESGTIDNKNVTSSSYPNLLKSVAKWFGPNSTSAVTKSMGKKPVFFYDTDGSLDNNSLTGTKSNYDYILFQSYTTGSHYWSSSSFPLSSIASTYGSDKTILLVNGDSFKHADGTEDQSGGDAQATSDLYNYATNWAKTNKVAGVGAYRMSRDYNHTPPFIVSRNAIQLMNGSGSTTPTTGVTFYQNTNYGGTATSLIPKGTYTLSQLQAYGFVDNWASSVKVPSGWTVIMYTNDNFGGTSWTRTANTPDFTTLSPNANDVVTSVKIQ; encoded by the coding sequence ATGAAAAAAAATGCTTTTTTAACGAGGGTAGGGTTGCCTATGCTCTGTATGTTGGCTCTTGCCTTTACTTCGTCCTGCAAAAAGGATAGTGGAAATTCCGCCGAAAAACTACAAACACTTGGCGCCTCCAAGAATAGTTTAAAAACACAGGCGGTCACTTCCAATGCCGACTTAATTGCTTACAAAAACAGTGTACATAAAATATTTGTAGGCTTTTTGGTAGGTGATGGTGCCGATCCTGCAGCCAGTTATAACCCAGCCAATGCACCGGACAGTACCGACTTTTTGGAGTTTTTTGCCGGGAATGATGCCACACGATCACACTGGCGCGCTGCTCAGGCCAAGGGAACCAGGATAGTGGTGTGCCACTTTCTGCAGGATGCCTATTTTGATGGCTCTTCCAAGGATCCGGCTACGCCAACTTCAACCAAGACTGTTGCCAGTTCAACCAGCACTTATGATCATTGGTCGCAGGCGATGTATAACCAGCATATTGTAGCCGACTCTTTAGATGGGATAGACCTGGATATAGAATCCGGAACTATCGACAATAAAAATGTAACCAGCAGCAGTTACCCCAATTTATTAAAATCGGTAGCCAAATGGTTCGGGCCAAACTCTACCTCGGCAGTTACCAAAAGCATGGGCAAAAAACCGGTATTTTTTTATGATACCGACGGATCTCTGGATAATAACAGTTTAACCGGCACCAAAAGCAATTATGACTATATATTATTCCAGTCTTATACTACCGGAAGCCATTACTGGAGCAGCAGTTCCTTCCCACTATCTTCGATAGCTTCTACTTATGGATCGGATAAAACTATTTTGCTGGTTAACGGCGATAGCTTTAAACATGCCGATGGCACTGAAGATCAATCAGGCGGCGATGCTCAGGCAACATCCGATCTATACAATTATGCCACTAATTGGGCCAAAACCAACAAGGTTGCCGGTGTTGGCGCATATCGTATGAGCCGCGATTATAACCACACCCCGCCATTCATCGTTTCGAGGAACGCCATTCAACTGATGAACGGCAGCGGCAGCACCACGCCAACTACAGGAGTAACTTTTTATCAGAATACCAATTATGGCGGTACGGCTACCAGCCTGATACCTAAAGGTACCTATACCTTATCCCAATTACAGGCTTATGGTTTTGTGGATAACTGGGCATCATCGGTAAAAGTGCCATCGGGATGGACAGTGATCATGTATACCAACGATAATTTTGGTGGTACATCCTGGACACGTACAGCAAACACGCCAGATTTCACCACCTTGTCGCCAAATGCCAATGATGTGGTAACCTCGGTTAAAATTCAGTGA
- a CDS encoding EndoS/ChiA family endoglycosidase, producing MKKKLFSLKTGLFMLGISALACTQSCKKDNSGNAASKLQTAAVSKNNLSTQATSNADLIAYKNSAHEITAGFFRTWRDRTVSGNANDPIMTDLPDSLDIAIVFTDYTPPSSPYWTALKNTYIPALHAKGTKVLYTGSLAIPAGVTHDAAGYATTAKMIMDSTINKYGLDGYDIDIESNPSGTTLTDMAGVYNALSAYLGPKSGTGKLLTFDTNQTGSNSLFQQVYADISYVFLQAYGRGASTLQSTWSTFSSRISSTQFVVGFSFYEENGYPSNYWDDVIYPQNGTGRAYDYARWEPTSGKKGGTFGYAIDRDAPLTSQHDNTIRTPNFRVTNDLIKIMNPVAGGGTTTGVVFYQNSSYGGTATQKIAKGTYTLAQLQAKGFVDNWASSVQIPSGWTVIMYANDNFGGTSWTLTANNSWFGALSPSANDVVTSVKIQ from the coding sequence ATGAAAAAAAAGTTATTCTCCCTTAAAACCGGTCTTTTTATGCTCGGCATATCGGCCCTTGCTTGTACCCAATCCTGTAAAAAAGATAATAGCGGTAACGCGGCTTCCAAATTACAAACGGCAGCAGTATCCAAAAACAACCTCAGTACGCAGGCTACTTCAAATGCCGATTTAATTGCTTATAAAAACAGCGCCCACGAGATTACAGCCGGCTTTTTCAGAACCTGGCGCGACAGAACCGTTTCCGGGAATGCCAATGACCCGATCATGACCGACCTGCCCGACAGCCTGGATATAGCTATTGTTTTTACTGATTATACCCCTCCCAGCTCCCCTTACTGGACAGCTTTAAAAAATACTTACATACCGGCCTTACACGCTAAGGGCACCAAAGTACTTTATACCGGTAGCCTCGCTATCCCTGCAGGGGTAACCCATGATGCTGCGGGTTATGCCACTACAGCAAAAATGATCATGGATAGTACCATTAATAAATATGGTTTAGATGGGTATGATATCGACATTGAAAGCAACCCGTCCGGAACTACCTTAACAGATATGGCAGGCGTTTATAATGCGCTTTCTGCCTACCTCGGTCCAAAATCCGGAACCGGCAAGCTGCTCACCTTTGATACCAACCAAACAGGCAGCAATAGCCTTTTCCAACAGGTATATGCCGATATAAGCTACGTTTTCCTGCAGGCATATGGCAGGGGCGCAAGTACCTTGCAAAGTACCTGGAGTACTTTTTCGTCGCGAATCAGCTCTACACAATTTGTGGTTGGGTTTTCATTTTATGAAGAAAACGGTTACCCAAGCAATTACTGGGATGATGTTATTTATCCGCAAAATGGAACAGGTCGCGCTTATGATTATGCCCGTTGGGAACCTACCTCAGGTAAAAAAGGAGGAACCTTTGGTTACGCCATTGACCGCGATGCGCCACTTACATCACAACATGACAATACCATTAGAACACCAAATTTCAGAGTAACCAATGACCTCATCAAGATCATGAATCCCGTTGCTGGTGGCGGGACCACTACAGGTGTAGTTTTTTACCAGAATTCGAGCTATGGCGGCACGGCTACCCAAAAAATAGCCAAAGGCACTTATACCCTGGCACAACTGCAGGCCAAAGGCTTTGTAGACAATTGGGCATCATCGGTACAAATACCATCCGGCTGGACGGTGATCATGTATGCCAATGACAATTTTGGTGGTACCTCCTGGACGCTTACTGCCAATAACAGTTGGTTTGGTGCCCTATCGCCAAGTGCCAATGATGTAGTGACCTCTGTTAAAATTCAATAA
- a CDS encoding EndoS/ChiA family endoglycosidase translates to MNSVKKLNQACKPGLVLAGLALLFSAGCKKSEQLSPASGNSNTTVARAVNSTAVTAGPPYKVAYYAFDNGSVSLLQCTQSANVMVLFEGTPWQIADSTHYDPNHNGIMLSNTYKSYKAIMADVRTLQGRGVKVLMNIDDAASWSTTTPFTNSAGTKLTYTQFAAFVKQIVIDSLHLDGIALDIEHGATVNTNYTNMLKALGGYFGPKSSNTATIYTAAIYSGAPEGNAIGQSASMAAYFNFVEDMGYFSDNTSRFNQWAKYIGNAKTMIGVSSQYNTLTNAEAAAAWQPKTGGAKAGIMVYAANGAGQAYTDSVFAHLSPIKP, encoded by the coding sequence ATGAATTCAGTAAAAAAGTTAAACCAGGCTTGTAAACCAGGCCTTGTATTAGCAGGCCTGGCGTTGCTATTTTCTGCCGGTTGTAAAAAATCAGAACAGTTATCCCCGGCATCCGGTAATTCAAACACTACTGTAGCACGTGCTGTTAATTCAACGGCCGTTACTGCCGGTCCTCCTTACAAGGTTGCTTATTACGCTTTTGATAACGGCAGTGTTTCGTTACTGCAGTGTACGCAAAGCGCCAATGTGATGGTATTGTTTGAGGGTACCCCATGGCAAATTGCCGATTCAACCCATTATGATCCCAACCATAACGGCATCATGCTGAGCAACACTTACAAATCATACAAAGCCATTATGGCCGATGTAAGAACGCTGCAAGGCAGAGGCGTTAAGGTACTGATGAATATTGATGATGCGGCCTCATGGAGCACCACAACACCCTTTACCAATAGCGCCGGTACTAAATTAACCTATACTCAATTTGCAGCGTTTGTTAAACAAATTGTAATTGACTCATTGCATCTTGACGGCATTGCTTTGGATATAGAACACGGTGCAACAGTAAATACAAACTATACCAATATGCTGAAAGCTCTCGGCGGATACTTCGGGCCAAAATCATCAAACACCGCTACCATCTACACAGCAGCCATATACAGCGGAGCGCCAGAAGGTAATGCCATAGGCCAAAGCGCCAGCATGGCGGCCTACTTTAATTTTGTGGAGGATATGGGCTATTTCTCTGATAACACATCAAGGTTTAATCAATGGGCCAAATACATAGGCAATGCCAAAACAATGATTGGCGTATCATCCCAATATAACACCTTGACCAATGCCGAAGCAGCAGCCGCATGGCAGCCTAAAACAGGCGGTGCTAAAGCAGGAATTATGGTTTATGCGGCAAATGGTGCGGGTCAGGCTTATACCGATTCTGTTTTTGCCCATCTGAGCCCTATTAAACCTTAA
- a CDS encoding EndoS/ChiA family endoglycosidase, producing the protein MKRNTSSLKAGLLLIGLSALFATQACKKNSGNTVSKSPTTGASKNGLTTMASNADLIAYKATKHEISAGFYRVQGPCYGPGVNGSNFSLVPDSLDVLILFCFDKTSPIASSVPAWVSSLHAKGTKVIVTGNLNIPSGVPHTTAGYQTTAKMIMDSVVNKYGLDGYDIDVESNPSGTTLTDMAGVYTALSAYLGPKSGTGKLLTFDTNQTGTNSLFRKVYTLIDFVWLQAYGRGSSTLQGTWNTFKSYIASTQFVPGFSFYEENGYPSNYWDDVTYPENGTGRAYDYARWEPTTGKKGGVFGYAIDRDAPLTSMHDNTLRVPDYKVTKDLIKIMNP; encoded by the coding sequence ATGAAAAGAAACACATCTTCATTAAAAGCCGGTCTTTTGCTGATTGGCCTTTCAGCTCTGTTCGCAACCCAGGCTTGTAAAAAGAATTCTGGAAACACTGTCTCAAAATCACCAACTACAGGTGCATCTAAAAATGGGCTTACAACCATGGCTTCAAACGCCGACCTGATTGCTTATAAAGCCACAAAACACGAAATTAGCGCAGGCTTTTACCGTGTACAGGGCCCTTGTTATGGGCCTGGCGTAAATGGCTCTAACTTTTCATTGGTACCCGATAGTCTCGACGTACTTATCCTTTTTTGTTTTGACAAAACATCGCCTATTGCCAGCAGCGTCCCGGCATGGGTTAGCTCGTTACATGCCAAAGGCACCAAAGTAATTGTCACAGGCAACCTGAATATTCCGTCGGGCGTACCACATACTACCGCAGGGTACCAAACAACCGCTAAAATGATCATGGATAGTGTGGTTAACAAATACGGTTTGGATGGCTATGATATTGATGTGGAAAGCAACCCATCGGGCACAACCCTCACCGACATGGCTGGGGTTTACACTGCGCTTTCGGCTTACCTGGGTCCAAAATCGGGCACCGGAAAACTGCTTACCTTTGATACCAACCAAACCGGCACCAACAGTCTTTTCAGAAAAGTGTATACCCTGATCGACTTTGTTTGGTTACAGGCTTATGGCAGAGGCTCATCTACCTTACAAGGCACATGGAACACGTTTAAATCTTATATTGCTTCAACTCAGTTTGTACCCGGATTTTCATTTTATGAAGAAAACGGTTACCCAAGCAATTATTGGGATGATGTTACCTACCCGGAAAATGGTACAGGTCGAGCCTATGATTATGCCCGTTGGGAGCCAACAACTGGCAAAAAAGGCGGAGTATTTGGTTATGCTATTGACCGCGACGCGCCGCTAACCTCGATGCATGACAACACACTCCGTGTTCCTGATTACAAAGTAACCAAAGATCTGATCAAGATCATGAACCCATAA
- a CDS encoding phosphoglycerate kinase, with protein MKTVDQISFAGKRALIRVDFNVPLDKDYNITDDNRMTAALPTIKKILKDGGKVILMSHLGRPKDGPNEKDSLKHVVSHLSDLLGQQVQFADDCIGADALEKSQKLGQGEVLLLENLRFYKEEEKGDVAFAEKLSKLGDIYVNDAFGTAHRAHASTAVIAQFFPDAKYFGYLMAAELNNAEKILNGAAKPFTAIMGGSKVSDKIELIEKLLDKVDNLIIGGGMAYTFAKADGGNIGTSLVEADKLDLAISLKQKAKDKGVKLYLPVDNVIADAFANDAKTGVAKTGEIPDNWMGLDIGPETVALFSKVVEESKTILWNGPMGVFEMETFLVGTKAIAEAVVKATENGAFSLIGGGDSAAAVAKFNLTHEVSYVSTGGGALLEYMEGKELPGVKAIND; from the coding sequence ATGAAAACAGTAGATCAAATAAGTTTTGCAGGCAAAAGAGCCCTGATCAGGGTTGATTTTAATGTGCCTTTGGATAAGGATTACAACATTACTGATGATAACCGGATGACGGCTGCTTTGCCAACTATAAAAAAGATTTTAAAAGATGGCGGTAAGGTTATCCTGATGTCGCACCTGGGCCGACCAAAAGATGGTCCCAACGAAAAGGATTCTTTAAAACATGTTGTTTCGCATTTATCAGATCTGCTGGGTCAGCAGGTACAATTTGCTGATGATTGTATTGGTGCCGATGCACTTGAAAAATCACAAAAATTAGGACAAGGCGAGGTGCTTTTATTAGAGAACCTGCGTTTTTATAAAGAAGAAGAAAAAGGTGATGTAGCTTTTGCCGAAAAGCTTTCTAAATTAGGTGATATCTACGTGAACGATGCTTTTGGTACCGCTCACCGTGCGCACGCTTCTACAGCAGTTATCGCGCAGTTTTTCCCTGATGCCAAATATTTTGGTTACCTGATGGCTGCCGAATTAAACAATGCCGAAAAGATACTTAACGGTGCTGCTAAACCTTTCACTGCTATTATGGGTGGTTCAAAGGTTTCTGATAAGATCGAATTGATCGAAAAACTGCTGGATAAGGTGGATAACCTGATCATCGGCGGTGGTATGGCTTATACCTTTGCTAAAGCAGATGGTGGTAACATCGGTACGTCGCTGGTTGAAGCCGATAAATTGGATCTGGCCATCAGCCTGAAACAAAAAGCCAAAGATAAAGGCGTAAAATTGTATTTACCAGTTGATAACGTTATTGCCGATGCGTTTGCTAACGATGCCAAAACCGGCGTTGCTAAAACCGGCGAAATTCCCGACAACTGGATGGGATTAGATATCGGTCCTGAAACCGTTGCTTTATTCAGCAAAGTGGTTGAAGAATCAAAAACCATTTTATGGAACGGCCCGATGGGTGTTTTTGAAATGGAAACATTTTTAGTAGGTACCAAAGCTATTGCCGAGGCAGTAGTTAAAGCAACCGAAAATGGCGCTTTCTCCCTGATAGGTGGTGGCGATTCGGCTGCTGCGGTAGCTAAGTTTAACCTTACCCATGAGGTGAGTTATGTATCAACCGGTGGCGGTGCTTTGCTGGAATATATGGAAGGTAAAGAATTACCAGGCGTAAAAGCTATCAACGACTAA
- a CDS encoding GNAT family N-acetyltransferase, whose amino-acid sequence MIKFITVEELLPIRNEVLREGKLTLDECIFPTDKIEGAFHLGYYQNEELACIASFHPQNYEGFAGKAYQLRGMATTEKYRGKGLGNQLVNFALVYLRGQKANYVWCNARKKAVPFYHNAGFEIISPEFEVPGIGPHYVMYVKIR is encoded by the coding sequence ATGATCAAATTTATAACTGTAGAAGAGTTATTGCCTATCCGCAACGAAGTGCTGCGTGAAGGGAAACTCACCCTGGATGAATGTATTTTCCCAACGGATAAAATAGAAGGGGCATTTCACTTAGGTTATTACCAGAACGAAGAGCTGGCCTGTATAGCCTCATTTCATCCTCAAAATTATGAAGGCTTTGCGGGCAAAGCTTACCAGTTGAGGGGCATGGCTACTACCGAAAAATACAGAGGTAAAGGACTGGGAAACCAGCTGGTTAATTTTGCCCTGGTTTATCTGCGCGGGCAAAAAGCCAATTACGTTTGGTGCAACGCGCGTAAAAAGGCAGTGCCGTTTTATCACAATGCCGGTTTCGAGATCATTTCGCCGGAGTTTGAAGTGCCCGGAATTGGGCCGCATTATGTGATGTATGTTAAAATAAGATGA
- the gap gene encoding type I glyceraldehyde-3-phosphate dehydrogenase — MKIAINGFGRIGRIFLRNILAKAGIEVVAINDLTDTQTLAHLFKYDSVHRGFKGTVEHDANNLYVNGHQIKVFAERDPQALPWGTLGIDLVIESTGKFTSRQGAELHLAAGAKQVIISAPSIDKNVPTVVLAVNDGLVDLRSPVLSNASCTTNNVAAMVKILDENWGIIDGYITTVHSMTGDQSLHDAPHKDLRRARAASASIIPTTTGAAKAITAIFPHLEGRLGGAGIRVPVLNGSLTDFTCSLKKLPTIQEINAAFKQAADGPMKNVLEYTEDPIVSTDILDNPHSCIFDAQLTSIVGGLVKVVGWYDNEMGYSSRLADLVEEIAALEPTE; from the coding sequence ATGAAGATTGCTATCAATGGATTTGGCCGTATTGGTCGTATTTTTTTAAGAAATATTTTAGCTAAAGCTGGTATTGAGGTGGTGGCTATCAATGACCTCACGGATACACAAACGCTTGCTCATTTATTTAAATATGATTCGGTTCACCGCGGCTTTAAAGGAACGGTTGAACATGATGCCAATAATCTTTACGTTAATGGACATCAGATAAAAGTATTTGCCGAGCGCGATCCGCAAGCCTTGCCATGGGGCACATTGGGTATTGACCTGGTAATTGAATCAACCGGAAAATTTACCTCCCGACAAGGTGCCGAACTGCATTTGGCGGCCGGTGCCAAACAGGTAATTATCTCTGCCCCTTCAATTGATAAAAATGTACCCACTGTTGTACTGGCTGTTAACGATGGTCTGGTTGATTTGCGGTCACCCGTATTATCAAATGCTTCCTGTACCACCAATAATGTGGCAGCCATGGTGAAAATATTGGATGAGAACTGGGGGATTATTGATGGTTACATCACCACTGTTCACTCCATGACCGGCGACCAAAGTTTGCATGATGCACCGCATAAAGACCTGCGCCGGGCAAGGGCAGCTTCGGCTTCTATTATACCCACTACTACAGGTGCTGCCAAAGCTATTACCGCTATATTTCCGCATCTGGAAGGCCGTTTGGGTGGGGCTGGTATTCGCGTACCGGTGCTCAATGGTTCCTTAACAGATTTTACCTGCAGCCTTAAAAAGCTACCCACTATTCAGGAAATTAACGCTGCATTTAAACAGGCTGCCGATGGGCCTATGAAAAATGTACTGGAATACACGGAAGATCCTATCGTATCAACAGATATACTGGATAATCCGCACAGTTGTATTTTCGATGCACAGCTCACCTCTATTGTAGGCGGACTGGTGAAAGTGGTTGGCTGGTACGATAATGAAATGGGCTACAGCAGCCGCCTGGCCGATCTGGTGGAGGAAATAGCTGCGTTAGAGCCAACGGAATAG